TTCCACGGCCAGGTTCTTCATCACGTCCAGCACTTCACCGACCATTTCCGGGTCGAGGGCCGAGGTCGGCTCATCGAACAGCATGACCTTCGGGTCCATCGCCAGCGCCCGGGCAATCGCCACACGCTGTTGCTGACCGCCGGACAGACGTGAAGGGTATTCGCGGGCCTTTTGTGCAATACCAACCTTTTCCAGCAACGCCAGGGCTTTGGCCTCGCTTTCCTTCTGGCCGCGCTTGCGCACGACTTTCTGCGCCAGGCACAGGTTCTCCAGCACGGTCATGTGCGGGAACAGATTGAAATGCTGGAACACCATGCCGACTTCGCGGCGGTAGGCATTGACGTCGGTTTTCGGGTCGGCCAGTTGCAGGCCGTCGATGCTCACCGAGCCGGAATCGAATTCCTCAAGACCATTGAGGCAACGCAGGAAGGTCGACTTGCCGGAACCGGACGGACCGATCACCACCAGCACCTCGCCCTTGGCGACGGAAGTGGTGACGTTATCCACAGCCCGGACCACTTGCCCACGGGTGTCGAAAACTTTTACCAGATCGCGGACTTCAATCACTTTGCGCGAGCCTCCGCTCAAGCCGGCTGGCGATTTTCGACAGCGGCAGGTTGATCAACAGGTACAGGCCGGCAACGCAGAACAGGATTTCGAACGGCGAAAACGAGGTAGTGATGACTTCACGGCCGCTTTTCAGCAGCTCGGTGATGGCGATCACCGACACCAGCGAGGTGTCTTTCACCAGACTGATGAACTGCCCCGCCAGCGGTGGCAGCACACGCTTCAAGGCTTGCGGCAGCACCACATGACGCATCGACTGGCCAGCGCTCAGACCGAGTGAACGCGCCGCTTCATTCTGCCCACGGGCAATCGACTGCACGCCGGAACGGATGATTTCCGCCACATAGGCGCCGGTAAACAGCGACAGCGCAGCGATCCCGGCGAACTCCCGGGACAGGTTCATCACCGTGCCGATAAAGAAGTAGAAAATGAAGATCTGCACCAGCAGCGGCGTACCGCGCACCAGTTCGACATAGATCGTCGACAGGTCGCGCAGGGTCGGGTTGCTCGACAGCCGGCACAGCCCGGTCGCCAGACCGATCAACAGCCCAAGCACGCCGGAGACCACCGACAGCCAAAGCGTCGTCCACAGACCCCACAGCAGCGGACCCGCCGCCCAATGTCGGGTAACACCTACGACGTCACCCTCGGCCACATCATCGCCCTGGGCGAATTGCAGGCTGTTTTCGTCGACGGTCAGGTGCTGCTCGTCACCGGCATCGTTGCGCAGGGTGACTTGCGCGCTGCCGCCCTTGCGCACCAGTTCGCTGACGGTGGAAATGTCGGTGGCGCGCTGGGTTTCCTCGGCCTGATAGGCGAAGTACTGCGGCACGCGGTTCCAGCGCCATTCGTAGGACATCAGCGACGTGGCGTAATACAGCGCGCCGGCCAGGCCGATCAGCACCAGCACAGTCAGGACGTGCCAGGGCCATTGGGCTTTTTTCTGTTTCATTGGATTTGCAGGTTCCGGATTCTGTGTCGCCTGGAAGGGCCTCATCGCGGGCAAGCCCGCTCCCACAGAATTTCAAGCGGGCACATATTCTGTGCTCACACCAAACCTGTGGGAGCGGGCTTGCCCGCGATTGGAGCTACGAGGTCAGTCTGACCTGCGCTTATTCCATGTCCTTGAGCCACTCGGTGCTCTTGAACCACTTGTCATGGATGCGATCGTAGGTGCCGTCTTCGTGGATCTGGCGCAGGAAGTTGTTGATGAAGTTGATGCTGTCGTAATCACCCTTCTTCAAGCCGAAGGCCAGCGGCTCGTAGGTGAACGGCTTGTCGAGGAACACCAGCTTGCCGGCGCCGACCTTGTTCACTGCAACGACGTTGTACGGGGCGTCGTAGATGAAGGCGTCGGCCTTGCCGTTGACCACGTCGAGCACGGCTTCCTGCTCGTTGTCGTAGCCATGGTATTTGGCCTTGGCGATCAGCTTCTTGGCGACCATTTCGCCGGTGGTGCCGAGCTTGGAGGTGATGCGGTAGTCGGCGGTGTTCAGGTCTTTATAGGACTTGATGGTGCCTTCCAGCTCCTTGCGGATCAGCAGGGTCTGGCCGACCACGATGAACGGTTCGCTGAAGTTCAGGCGCAGGTTGCGTTCCTGGGTCAGGGTCATGCCGCTGCCGATCATGTCGAACTTGTCGGTCATCAGCGCCGGGATGATGCCGTCGTAACCGGTCGAAACCAGCTCCAGCTTGACGCCCATGGCCTTGGACATGGCTTTGAGGATGTCGACTTCGAAACCGATGATCTCGCCGCGCTTGTTGGTCATTTCGAACGGCATGTAGGTCGGGTCCATCCCGACTTTCAAGGTGCCGCGCTTGACCGCGTCATCGATTGCCCCGGCCTGCGCCGCATTGACTGCAACCAGTGCCGTGACGCCGACCAGCAGCATCGACAGATACTTCTTCATCTTCAAGTCCCCAAAACCATTGCGTTTGCGGCGCGAAAACCGACAGAGGTGGACAAGATTGTCCGGGTGCGCCAATTCGGGGACGGATGCTAACGCACTCGATTTTTTGCACAAGGTTTAATGGGGGATTTGTTTAACATTCAAGGGCCACCCCTCACCCCAGCCCTCCCGAAACGTCGGACCGCCCGTAGGGAGAGGGGGCCGACCGAGGTGTCTTGCGCTATACATCGACCTGAAATGTCGAGTCGATTATGGATTCAACAGAGCAAGATCAGGTCGGCGTACCTCTGAAGCATCCCCCAATCAGTTCCCTCTCCCTTTGGGAGAGGGTTAGGCGGGCGGCGTTCCGATGAGGGGCTTTTCAGCAGGCAAAAAAAACCCCGCTATCTAAGCGGGGTTTCTTCATCAGGCCGGCTGCGCCTGCAAGCTCAAAGGCTTGAGCGGTAACAGCGGCGCATGCGGATCAGCTTTCACCGATGCCCGCCACGCGTCCAGCCACTCGGCGTGACCTTCGGCCCACACCTGCTCGTGCAGACGGGCCAGGGCCACCGGGTCGCTCAGCAGTTGCAGACGATCATGGTTGTTCAACCCGGCCGGGCCGACCTTGATCGCGTGACGCACACGCTCCTGACGCAGCCACTCGATCGGCTCGGCCTCACCGTGACGCGAGGTCGCCAGCGAGCACGCCAGGGCGTTCTGCTGCGGATCGACCACGGCGCGGACGAAGCCGTCGTTCAGCGCGTGCCAGCGGTTTTCGTGGGTGTACTGATCGGTAGCCAGCAGCGCCTGTGGCGGATTGTATTCCTCGGGGATGAGGAACAGGCTCTCGTCACGGGATTTGAGGCCCAGGCCCACACGGCTGGAAATTACCGATACCGGAATCGACAGCATCAGCGAACCGACAATCGGCACCAGCCACCACAGGAAGCTCGGGTTCAGCCAGATCACCAGCAGCGCCCAGAAGAAGCCCAGCAGGGTCTGCGGGCCGTGGCGCTTGACCGCTTCGCTCCATGGCGTGGAGTCGTCGTCACGCTGCGGCGAGTTCCAGGTCGCGGCCCAGCCGAGGAACGCGGCGAGGACGAAACGGGTGTGGAATATCATCCGCACCGGTGCCAGCAGCATGGAGAACAGCATCTCCAGCAGCATCGACAGGGTCACTTTGAACTTGCCGCCGAACTCTTTCGCGCCCTTGGCCCAGATCAGGATGATGCTCAACAGCTTCGGCAGGAACAGCAGCACGATGGTCGTCGAGAACAGTGCGACCGCTTTATCCGGATGCCATTGCGGCCACAGCGGATAGAGCTGACGGGGCTCCATGAAATACTGCGGTTCCATCAGCGTGTTGACCGCCAGCAGCGCGGTCGATAGCACCAGGAAGAAGAACCACAACGGCGCCGACAGGTAAGACATCACGCCGGTCAGGAACACCGCACGGTGCACCGGGTGCATGCCTTTTACCAGGAACAGGCGGAAGTTCATCAGGTTGCCGTGGCACCAGCGACGGTCACGCTTGAGTTCGTCGAGCAGGTTCGGCGGCAGTTCTTCGTAGCTGCCCGGCAGATCGTAGGCAATCCACACGCCCCAGCCGGCACGGCGCATCAGCGCAGCTTCAACGAAGTCGTGAGAGAGGATCGCACCGGAGAACGCACCTTTGCCCGGCAACGGCGCCAGGGCGCAGTGGTCGATGAACGGCTTCATGCGGATGATCGCGTTGTGACCCCAGTAGTGGGATTCACCCAGCTGCCAGAAGTGCAGGCCGGCAGTAAACAGCGGACCGTAAACGCGAGTGGCGAACTGCTGCATGCGTGCATACAGCGTGTCCATGCCCGAGGCACGCGGCGCGGTCTGGATGATACCGGCGTCCGGCGTGGCCTCCATCAGGCGCACCAGACTGGTCAGGCACTCGCCGCTCATCACCGAGTCGGCGTCGAGCACGACCATGTACTTGTAGTCAGCGCCCCAGCGACGGCAGAAGTCGTCGAGGTTGCCACTCTTGCGTTTGACGCGACGACGACGACGGCGATAGAAGATCTTGCCGAAGCCCTTGGCTTCACGGCAGACGTCCAGCCAGGCCTGTTGCTCGGCGACGCAGATATCGGTGTCGTTACTGTCGCTGAGCACGAAGAAGTCGAAGCGATCCAGGTCACCCGTGGCCGCCACCGACTCGAACGTCGCGCGCAGACCGGCGAACACCCGAGGCACATCTTCGTTGCAGATCGGCATTACCAGTGCGGTACGCGCATCTTTCGGAATCGGCTCGTTGCCGGCGCTTTTGCCGGAGATCCGGTACTTATCGTGACCAGTGAGCAATTCGAGAAAGCCCATCAGCGCGGTCCAGAAACCGGCCGATACCCAGCAGAACAGAATCCCGAACATGATCAGGATGCTGGTTTGCAGCGCATACGGCAGCACTTGCGTGGCAGTTTGCAGCAGCGGTTGATGCAGGACTTCTTCCAGATCGACGAACGACCAGCCTTGGTACGGCATGATGCCTTTCATGTACCAGCCGGCAACGATGGTCTGACCGAGCATCAGGATCAGCAAAATGTAGCGACGGATCGAACCAACGGTGCGCCAGCGCGCAGCAGGCAGCACGTTTTCGTCTTTTGGCGGTTGCGGCGGATTGGTCCGGCCAGTCAGGCGGCGCCAGCCACGCACCAGAATATTGGTGCGCCACGGCTCCGGCACGACCTTGGTCCGACGAATCGGCGGTGTGGCCTTGAGACGAACTCGACCGCTGGCGTCCACGCCTAGCATTTCCGCGTCTTCCAGCTCTTCGGCGGTGCTCAGGGTCAGGCGCTTGCCCACCGAAGCCTGGGCGGCTTCGGTCGGAGCGTCGAACGTCGAGGACGACAGGCGTTCATGCAATTCGCTGAAGGACTGGCAGCCCGCGAGTTCCGCGCGCTGCTCGTCGGTCATCGGCAGATGCGCCAGGTACTCGGACAGAGTCTCTGGCTGTACTTGAGAGTTACTCATCGGCAGGCAACTGATAGCTCCAGGTCTCGGTCAGGACTTCTTCAGTCGATGCCGATTCCGGTGTGGCTGGGGCCGCGTCCGCAGCCGCTGGCTGCTTGGCGTCTTTGTTGGCCTTGTCCTTGGCGTCTGCCGCTGGCTTGGCGTCGGCCTGTTTGGCTTCGGCGGCCTTGGCTTCCTTGTCGGCTTTCTCTTGTTGCTTGGCGGCGACCTTGTCGGCCTTGGCAACCGAGGAGTTGGAAGCCGGCAGCGAGGTCTTGGCCAGATCGGCCGGGACGATGTTCTGTACCAGTGCGGCACGCATCTCGGTCGACTTGCTCGCGTCCTTGATCTTCATCCGCAGGGTCAGGCGCCAGCCCTTGGTTTCAGGGTTGTAGCGCACGCTGTTCTCGACTACTTCGGCGTTGTCGCCGACGCTGACCTGGCTGCGAACGTCCGCATCCGGGGCCAGGGCAGCCAGGGACGGACC
The sequence above is a segment of the Pseudomonas sp. HS6 genome. Coding sequences within it:
- a CDS encoding amino acid ABC transporter ATP-binding protein, whose protein sequence is MIEVRDLVKVFDTRGQVVRAVDNVTTSVAKGEVLVVIGPSGSGKSTFLRCLNGLEEFDSGSVSIDGLQLADPKTDVNAYRREVGMVFQHFNLFPHMTVLENLCLAQKVVRKRGQKESEAKALALLEKVGIAQKAREYPSRLSGGQQQRVAIARALAMDPKVMLFDEPTSALDPEMVGEVLDVMKNLAVEGMTMVCVTHEMGFAREVADRVLFFDHGKLLEDASPAEFFEAPKDPRAQAFLRQVL
- a CDS encoding amino acid ABC transporter permease, producing the protein MKQKKAQWPWHVLTVLVLIGLAGALYYATSLMSYEWRWNRVPQYFAYQAEETQRATDISTVSELVRKGGSAQVTLRNDAGDEQHLTVDENSLQFAQGDDVAEGDVVGVTRHWAAGPLLWGLWTTLWLSVVSGVLGLLIGLATGLCRLSSNPTLRDLSTIYVELVRGTPLLVQIFIFYFFIGTVMNLSREFAGIAALSLFTGAYVAEIIRSGVQSIARGQNEAARSLGLSAGQSMRHVVLPQALKRVLPPLAGQFISLVKDTSLVSVIAITELLKSGREVITTSFSPFEILFCVAGLYLLINLPLSKIASRLERRLAQSD
- a CDS encoding transporter substrate-binding domain-containing protein codes for the protein MKKYLSMLLVGVTALVAVNAAQAGAIDDAVKRGTLKVGMDPTYMPFEMTNKRGEIIGFEVDILKAMSKAMGVKLELVSTGYDGIIPALMTDKFDMIGSGMTLTQERNLRLNFSEPFIVVGQTLLIRKELEGTIKSYKDLNTADYRITSKLGTTGEMVAKKLIAKAKYHGYDNEQEAVLDVVNGKADAFIYDAPYNVVAVNKVGAGKLVFLDKPFTYEPLAFGLKKGDYDSINFINNFLRQIHEDGTYDRIHDKWFKSTEWLKDME
- the mdoH gene encoding glucans biosynthesis glucosyltransferase MdoH, with the translated sequence MSNSQVQPETLSEYLAHLPMTDEQRAELAGCQSFSELHERLSSSTFDAPTEAAQASVGKRLTLSTAEELEDAEMLGVDASGRVRLKATPPIRRTKVVPEPWRTNILVRGWRRLTGRTNPPQPPKDENVLPAARWRTVGSIRRYILLILMLGQTIVAGWYMKGIMPYQGWSFVDLEEVLHQPLLQTATQVLPYALQTSILIMFGILFCWVSAGFWTALMGFLELLTGHDKYRISGKSAGNEPIPKDARTALVMPICNEDVPRVFAGLRATFESVAATGDLDRFDFFVLSDSNDTDICVAEQQAWLDVCREAKGFGKIFYRRRRRRVKRKSGNLDDFCRRWGADYKYMVVLDADSVMSGECLTSLVRLMEATPDAGIIQTAPRASGMDTLYARMQQFATRVYGPLFTAGLHFWQLGESHYWGHNAIIRMKPFIDHCALAPLPGKGAFSGAILSHDFVEAALMRRAGWGVWIAYDLPGSYEELPPNLLDELKRDRRWCHGNLMNFRLFLVKGMHPVHRAVFLTGVMSYLSAPLWFFFLVLSTALLAVNTLMEPQYFMEPRQLYPLWPQWHPDKAVALFSTTIVLLFLPKLLSIILIWAKGAKEFGGKFKVTLSMLLEMLFSMLLAPVRMIFHTRFVLAAFLGWAATWNSPQRDDDSTPWSEAVKRHGPQTLLGFFWALLVIWLNPSFLWWLVPIVGSLMLSIPVSVISSRVGLGLKSRDESLFLIPEEYNPPQALLATDQYTHENRWHALNDGFVRAVVDPQQNALACSLATSRHGEAEPIEWLRQERVRHAIKVGPAGLNNHDRLQLLSDPVALARLHEQVWAEGHAEWLDAWRASVKADPHAPLLPLKPLSLQAQPA